Below is a genomic region from Lampris incognitus isolate fLamInc1 chromosome 2, fLamInc1.hap2, whole genome shotgun sequence.
TGGCTGatctttgtctttctgttggtcaaCCTGCTGCTGCCAGGCCTCTGGGGTCAGGTCTGAGCTCCGCTGCCATTGGCCCTCAGTCAAAGGTTCTGAGGGGCCTTTGTGTTTGGAGCCATTCAGGTTGTTCTTCAACCTCTCTAAAGGTTCATCTGGACCAGGCAACGAAGGTTCTGGGTGTTGTGGTACTTTGAGATCCGATTCCTAATTCATTGGGTGAAGAATACATACTGATGTTAATGGCAATCATTTTAAGCTTTCACAAAATGAATTAGGAACAGTAACACCTCATAAGATGCATGGCAACACTATAGTTGAAAGGGTTCAAACTAAACCACTGAGTAGTGAAAACACTCACACGTGCCGCTCCCTCACTCTTTTCTGGCTGGATGTATTTCATAGAAGCTGTTTTAGTACCAACCTTGAGGGATCCCTGGAGGAAAAAAAGTGAAAGTCAGTACTACAACAAAAAACTACACCCACAACTGAATCAATGAAACCCAACATGCAGTGTGGCTGGCTTGGCCCTCCTCCTCATTGGTGAGGGTAAATGGGCAACCACTTACAGTAGAATACAAAGCTTAAAATAGATATGACTCAGGCATGAGGAAGACTCTGGTAAAAAATATTTTCCAAAAGAAAATTACTTTGCACTGTATAAGAAACAGATCTCCAAGGAAACAACTCAAATAAAATAAACTACTTTGACAGGTCACGTTCCTGTATAAGATCAAAACTTTAAGACTTGACATTCTGAAATAAATAAGAAGTGTTTCAAAGACTTCCCAGGATGTGTACTGTGCAAATCAAGTGCTTGCTTCATACGCTCGACATCCATAATTAAAATCTAGTTCGTTAATGTCGAGAATTAATAGGAATCCAGATAGGCTGTTTGCAGTGTACTGTTTGAGTGTACTTTGCTGAACAAAAGATGAGCCATCTCAAAAGGCATTGATCCAACAATGCATAAGAAAATGAATTCCAGGATTAGCATTCAAATATTTGATGCAACTGAAATTATCGAACAAATACCACAAATGTCTTCAGTATGTCTGCGTGAAGAGGTTTGATGACTCAAACCTGCTCTATGCTAAACACCGATAAGAGATTAGCACATCCAACTGATCATTAATGGAAACAGCAGTCAAAAACAAACTCCATCAGCATATTTCAGCAATCTGAACCGATCCAAATACCAACAGAAAGGCTTTTCTCTAAATTTAGTCATATATGACTAAAATGGAATACTCCTGGATTGCATCGACAATTCTTTTGATTTGGCCAAGATGAATACTCCACAAGACAGAACAAATTATGCCACGCAGCACTGAAAGGTGACGATGAGTCAAGAAAAACGCCATCAAGGAGGTTTGTAATGTTCAAGAAACAAGGTCACAGACCATAGAAAAGAGCCTAAATTGGCTAAGGAATTTAGGAATAAGGACTGATGCAGAAAACTGGAGCTGAAATCCCTCTGAAGGAATCTGGGGCTTTTTGCTCCATGACATGAAAAAGGCAGCATCATAAAGCAAACTTATTGAGACAAGCTAATTCACCTCATAAAAATAGCCGGAAGCTATGTTACTCCCTGAAGctacttcactctcaaaatacctTTCCGTTACTTAGTAAGCAGACAAACCATGTGCAAGAGAGATTTGCAGTAATAAATTTAACTGCGAAGTTGCCAGTGTAGAGGCATCAGAAAGAAAAGTATTGCATTCTACAGGTATACCCCAGAGTAACGAACTTGTTTACAGCCTATGGCCCAAAAAACTAATAAGGTGTAACTATCTCTTAAAATGACTTAGAATGCTGCAAAGGGAAGCAGTTCCCTTAACTTCAGTGTAATGCAAGACCAACTAAACACATTAAACAACGTGGGTTATCTCCATTATCAACATGACTAACGAGCCATACCACAATCATCTATATTTACCAATCCAATCCACTCCAAGATAAGATTGTTTCAGGCTTAAAATTACATAAATATTACTAATAAGTTAAAGACTTGAGACAGGAGTTGAAGCAATaatcttctcacacacacacacacacacacacaaccaatagCAAATATAGCTGGCGTAAAAATATAGCTAGAGTAAATCAGGtttcttttattattttctttgattgCGAACCAAATAATCTAGCGTACTACAATGGCTTTCCAGATAAGTAGAGGTGAAATAAATTTTGTGAAATGGGGACACAAATTGTTGATGTTCCCAAACACTGACATAAAAAATGCGCATGGCATTTTTCCATCTCTAACTACTACAAGATGACTTATTATAACCATCCCTTCCCAGGCCCAGTCTCTCCCCACCCCGCCCTACTAAATGgactctcaacccccccccccccgttatcctGGTGGGAGAGATGGCCTTCGTAGAGTGACGAGGATGGGCCACCTTGTTGGACTCCATGAAGTGGACTGCATCCTCGAGGTTAAAAAACTCCACATAGGCCGTATCGTAGCTGTAACCTGGGGACAGCATTTGAAAATACAGATGGGTTTTTGTTAGTCAATGCCAGTAAGGAAAGTcatcgagtaaaaaaaaaagaaaagaaaaaaaagacagtagAGCGTGTATACATCGAGAACATTGAGCATTGAAggcgattttttttctttacctttCATCGACACATGTACCTGCTCAAGACAACATACAGTGATTTTCATGCTTTTTTCCTCTTCTGCCTTCTAACCATTGATGCGGATCTGACTTGACTTAATAACAGGCTGGTTAAAGCCAAGCCTATTCAAGATGTTCAGGACCCAGTTAAAGGCTGTGTGTTGTAGTACAACATCAAGAGAATAACAAAGTTCAACAATTGCAAGCTTTAGGGAAATTAAAAGACATCCCCTGCAGGAGTGCATTTAAATCTCGTTGTGCTATTGCAATGTATACATTTTCTGCACGTTGGCAGCTTCAGAAACGTTGGATAAGATAATCCTGACAAAGGCTCTAAAACTTGCACTCTTAAGCAGATGTTTAGATTGGCAACATGAACAACCTGTTTGAGAAAGGCACTAACAAAGTAGTCTCATTTTCCAAGCTTGTTGAGGAAAATCGCTTGCTAGTCAACACGAGGATACTTGAATAAACACCTCAAAAAGGAAGCATTCAGTGCTAAACACCAGTCACAAAACGTTTGCGACTATCATCAAATATCGCTTTCCAAGCCTGCAATGTTGAGGAATCATCTAAGACTGGTGACAATGGCCCTGCATTATCAGACCTGAAAAGTGCAAATGGAATAACAAAGAAAACCCCTTGCTTGTTTTACTGAGCGATTTCATCAAGACCAGGAGCAATGAAAGCAACAACGAAGCCCAAAGAAAGGTTGCGGAGGGTCGAGTATCGTAATAGCGAAATGCATCGTGGGACACATGGGCGATCGATTGCCCGAAACAATATTCACAGCAACTTATTTCTCACCTGGTACAACACTTTTTATTTTCATCCCCTGCATTGGCACACCATCACGAACTGCAAAAGCACCAAGAATCTGCAAAGGAAGGCATAAAAGGATCTAAGTCTACTGAAGCTTAAATGCCTGTGTGATAAGCAAACTCCTTTCAAGGTAAAAGCATTTTAGGCAACATTTAACCATATTTATTGAAACAGGAATTAGTTGATTCCTACCTGCTCCATTGTAGCAGTCTTTGGAATTCCAATTATGGATATGGTATTGGAAACTTTATCCTCCACTAATGCACTCCTGTAATCCTGATCCTTGCATGACATTTTTGATAACAAGTTAAAGCATTTGAAAAGTATTATATTTCTTTAAGCAACAATATATCTATCATTTTCAAAGAATCAGTTGAAAAACGGGTAAATTACCTGAGAACCAGAGTCACTAAATTTTGAAGGTGGGATTGGTTTAGATTCTTTCAAAATTTTGTCGGGCCCATGAAAATCCTCACGCTTGTAATCAAAAGCCCTTCCAGATCCTGTTCTATAATCAATGTCCCTGTAGTCTTGGTCCCTTCCTTGTGCTGCACTGCTATTTTGGAAGTCATGTTCTGcccttatcttgctctcagctCCCTGATTGTGCAGCATATCCTTGGACCCTTTGAAACAATCACTCGATCCCTCAGTTCCTTGAGATGATTGGTTCTTCTCTTTATGGTAAGTGGGTCTTTCATTAAGATTTGACACATTTTGACTCTGCTTGGGCTCTCTTCCTCCAAGCCAGCGTTTACTCTCATGCTCTCTACCAAGTGAACTGGGAAGGGGACTCATTTCTGGGAATGGCATGTCTTGTTGAGCTTTGTGGCCAACTGATGGCATATCCATGGGAGTAAAATTACCAACACGGGGGAAACCAACTTCTTTCCCAGAAAATTCAGCAGGTGGCCTATCTCTCTCTTTAAGCTTTGCTGGTTCTCCAACCTCCCGCTCTCTGCCAAATCCTAAAGAGAAGTGTTGGTCTGTTGTACCTCCCAGACCTTTAGGCGTGTTTGGGAAGTTTTTTTCTTTGCAACGGTTCTTCCATTCCTCTGCAAGAGTCATCTCTTCACCACTTCTATAATCCATCAGGGGGCTATCTCTACTGTCTGGGAATCTTATATCTCTGACTGCATCTTCTGAACCCATAAAGTCTCGTCTTTGTGGGCCACCAACATTTGGAGGCATGTCTGACCTTCCCCGGTCCAGAGAACCAGCACTGTTGTTCCCAAACCGTAAGGGAGATCGCTCTCTACCTCTGTATTCAGCTGGAGGGCCAGGACGATTCCTGAGGTCCATATCGGAGTTAAATCCTCCTCTTCCACCGAAAGGTACCCCCCCTCTTCTTTCAACGTCCATCATCCTCCTCTCATGTGGAGGCAAGTCCATACTACAGCCATCAATGTCATCCATGCCCCGACGAGGCCTATCACGAATGTCCCTAAATCCATCATTTCTCTCCATTGGCCCCATCGGAAATCCTCTTCTACCATCTATGTCAGGATTGTTGAACCCTGGCATGTCACGatgaaacctctctctctctctcatatccaAAAATCTGTTGTTTAGCTCGCGTGGTGGCATAGCTCGCTCTTCCATGTCTAATGAGTTTCTGCCAGGTCCCATGAAGCCAGAAGCATTCATTAGCTTGTCTCGGATAGCAATTTCATATTGCCTTCTAAGAGTTAGGTCCGATTTATCTTCAGGTCTGAAGAAATCTCTGTTCGGTTCTCTTCCTCTCGCATCACGTAGTTCAGTATCACGTCCCCTCATGGCTGGACCATCCATTCTCCTTATATCCATTGATGCTGTATCTTGGGATCGAGGACCCATATGACCCATGTTTATACCATCTCTACCTCTAAAATTAGGCAAGGGACCACCTCGGCCCCTAAACATCTCTCCACGATCCCCACTGAAACACAAAATGAAAAGAACTTAAGCTATTGATCACTTGCAG
It encodes:
- the LOC130107184 gene encoding RNA-binding protein 6 isoform X1; the protein is MWDGPGQEPRRGAPFRGDRGEMFRGRGGPLPNFRGRDGINMGHMGPRSQDTASMDIRRMDGPAMRGRDTELRDARGREPNRDFFRPEDKSDLTLRRQYEIAIRDKLMNASGFMGPGRNSLDMEERAMPPRELNNRFLDMRERERFHRDMPGFNNPDIDGRRGFPMGPMERNDGFRDIRDRPRRGMDDIDGCSMDLPPHERRMMDVERRGGVPFGGRGGFNSDMDLRNRPGPPAEYRGRERSPLRFGNNSAGSLDRGRSDMPPNVGGPQRRDFMGSEDAVRDIRFPDSRDSPLMDYRSGEEMTLAEEWKNRCKEKNFPNTPKGLGGTTDQHFSLGFGREREVGEPAKLKERDRPPAEFSGKEVGFPRVGNFTPMDMPSVGHKAQQDMPFPEMSPLPSSLGREHESKRWLGGREPKQSQNVSNLNERPTYHKEKNQSSQGTEGSSDCFKGSKDMLHNQGAESKIRAEHDFQNSSAAQGRDQDYRDIDYRTGSGRAFDYKREDFHGPDKILKESKPIPPSKFSDSGSQDQDYRSALVEDKVSNTISIIGIPKTATMEQILGAFAVRDGVPMQGMKIKSVVPGYSYDTAYVEFFNLEDAVHFMESNKGSLKVGTKTASMKYIQPEKSEGAARESDLKVPQHPEPSLPGPDEPLERLKNNLNGSKHKGPSEPLTEGQWQRSSDLTPEAWQQQVDQQKDKDQPAESWGHHNPPRHGPHQTDPVFRESKTLILKNVKSTTTVETILKSLDPYAYLDERNVRLVKSRTSGAKCFCFVDMDSHEQVTRLVDLLSKPRPLSIDGVRVYAEVAKPLKNQNFRRDSDKPSSSLLGYPPEGNIMGEQQYSQSLQYSQSLLPPVSIPAPIQEEIMTDSMNPTLASDSSYSQAVGHSETPVMKPHPTYEAVAPHVSTDTSGMTAIPDGSEPYIYGSDTPDLANYLYDATSGFYYDPETTFYFDPNSRYFYNAQTQEYMYWDAVTKTYVPVPGGNATESQSMTMTPEVQAILSNPAADAPLEMKKPSEPKSAHTAVSTPDLLQAPAPVPDSASNPTSEPCQSSTQEKKEEEDSAKKDKDGKEEKPRSLAAVKIMKDMERWAKIQNRQKDSVRAPSPVLKTGLQEERKTSKAADAGFAIFERKGSIGDDLFKKPLAPPKKDEKPKRPMGSLGLLASDYAAGSDEEVEEEKQEPPKAKSQSDDKDDKLTDWKKMACLLCRRQFPNKDALIRHQQLSDLHKQNMEIHLKIKRSKKELEALENQEKEVRKELNAREPTRSPEPKRRKHHHQQPHHHNTWAGGSREKVSERPGLGSEPVERKKKEPVVWDHATYKQAVRKAMFARFKELE
- the LOC130107184 gene encoding RNA-binding protein 6 isoform X2, coding for MWDGPGQEPRRGAPFRGDRGEMFRGRGGPLPNFRGRDGINMGHMGPRSQDTASMDIRRMDGPAMRGRDTELRDARGREPNRDFFRPEDKSDLTLRRQYEIAIRDKLMNASGFMGPGRNSLDMEERAMPPRELNNRFLDMRERERFHRDMPGFNNPDIDGRRGFPMGPMERNDGFRDIRDRPRRGMDDIDGCSMDLPPHERRMMDVERRGGVPFGGRGGFNSDMDLRNRPGPPAEYRGRERSPLRFGNNSAGSLDRGRSDMPPNVGGPQRRDFMGSEDAVRDIRFPDSRDSPLMDYRSGEEMTLAEEWKNRCKEKNFPNTPKGLGGTTDQHFSLGFGREREVGEPAKLKERDRPPAEFSGKEVGFPRVGNFTPMDMPSVGHKAQQDMPFPEMSPLPSSLGREHESKRWLGGREPKQSQNVSNLNERPTYHKEKNQSSQGTEGSSDCFKGSKDMLHNQGAESKIRAEHDFQNSSAAQGRDQDYRDIDYRTGSGRAFDYKREDFHGPDKILKESKPIPPSKFSDSGSQDQDYRSALVEDKVSNTISIIGIPKTATMEQILGAFAVRDGVPMQGMKIKSVVPGYSYDTAYVEFFNLEDAVHFMESNKGSLKVGTKTASMKYIQPEKSEGAARESDLKVPQHPEPSLPGPDEPLERLKNNLNGSKHKGPSEPLTEGQWQRSSDLTPEAWQQQVDQQKDKDQPAESWGHHNPPRHGPHQTDPVFRESKTLILKNVKSTTTVETILKSLDPYAYLDERNVRLVKSRTSGAKCFCFVDMDSHEQVTRLVDLLSKPRPLSIDGVRVYAEVAKPLKNQNFRRDSDKPSSSLLGYPPEGNIMGEQQYSQSLQYSQSLLPPVSIPAPIQEEIMTDSMNPTLASDSSYSQAVGHSETPVMKPHPTYEAVAPHVSTDTSGMTAIPDGSEPYIYGSDTPDLANYLYDATSGFYYDPETTFYFDPNSRYFYNAQTQEYMYWDAVTKTYVPVPGGNATESQSMTMTPEVQAILSNPAADAPLEMKKPSEPKSAHTAVSTPDLLQAPAPVPDSASNPTSEPCQSSTQEKKEEEDSAKKDKDGKEEKPRSLAAVKIMKDMERWAKIQNRQKDSVRAPSPVLKTGLQEERKTSKAADAGFAIFERKGSIGDDLFKKPLAPPKKDEKPKRPMGSLGLLASDYAAGSDEEVEEEKQEPPKAKSQSDDKDDKLTDWKKMACLLCRRQFPNKDALIRHQQLSDLHKQNMEIHLKIKRSKKELEALENQEKELNAREPTRSPEPKRRKHHHQQPHHHNTWAGGSREKVSERPGLGSEPVERKKKEPVVWDHATYKQAVRKAMFARFKELE